Part of the Anoplolepis gracilipes chromosome 13, ASM4749672v1, whole genome shotgun sequence genome, atttgtcataCAGCACATATAATGTCAACCTAAGGCctaattgtatgtatgtatgttatcAGTTGGTGTCTACAGTTATACatgacatatatacacattagtAACTATTAGTACATCCACACCTCCATGCCATGCATTTAGGCATTGTTTTTGGTTGTATACAACACATACAACTTGTAAATATGAAAGACAATCGATGTTATATAACTCTAGAAATAAAGAATAcaaactaataattatattgatctATTTTTTCcagataattttatgcaaagaACAGAACGgcataagatatatatatatatatatatatatatatatatatatatatatatattttaacttaatgcGTGTAATATCTGTACATATCGATACAttcaatatacaatacatactaTTAAATACCGTTCATCCATTATATTTTCGGCAAGATGCCAAAAGAACGAAGGAAACATAGCGATATATGGACCTTTTTTTACTGTCCTTAACACTGAGTTTGCATCTTGTAATATGTGCAAACATAAATTTTCCTATAAAagtactataaataatttaaaaaaacatattttggcGAAACATCCAACAGTAACAGTTTACCGTCTAAAAAAGTAAGTGCAATATCATGTACataatcaaaataagaatacatatgtttcttataaaaatggaatatgtgtgtatgtgtatatttaaataagtatttgATGTTATTTCCAATTAATAGGTGATATTTATTAgtcaaagataaatttacgctaaaaatttgttctaggatatttctttatcatgTTTGGATGAAGCGATAAATGAACCTGATCAATCCACTTCAAGCACCGATGACATaagtattatttcatttaataattcaaatatttctacattttcaaCAATGTCTTCTGTTTTATCTGCAAGAAAAATGAACTTAACAGACAGTTTTTCTCAACAGacatttattctaaaaaaactcactagtacagaaaaaaagaaaattgatgatAAGTTACtacaattgtttattaaagatttcCAGCCATCCAATATATCGTTGAAGACAAAGGATTCATAGAATTTGTTAGAGCATTAAACTTAATGTATCAAATCCCTTCAAAACactttatctttaaaacaGTAATATCAAGCCTTTACAAAGAGTATTTTACGTATACAAAAGGCTGGTCAATTCTGGCTCAAGTTTTTCCTTAACCACTGACTGCTGGATGTCACGAAATACGGACAGTTATATTGTCGTAACAGTTCACTTTatggataataattttgagtTAATATCTATACTATTACAGTGTTCGACAATGTTGATAAACCCTACAAGTCAAAATTTAGCAAATGAAATAAGAAGAATTGTACATGAATGAggtattgaaaataaaattgtgttagCCGTATCAGACAATgctagtaatataaaaaacgctATTTCTAGAGAACTAGGCTGGAAACACTTTAGCTGTTTCGCTGAtacgttaaatttaattgttaatgatGCTCTACATATTGATGCAGTCATTGAAATTCtagaaaaaatcaaaattattgtttgtcattttaaaaaaagttatatctcaaataagaaattaatgttattcCAAAAAAATAGTGGTGATCGACCATTAAAACTTATTCAAAATGTACCTAGATGGAATTcgacatattttatgttagaAAGATTTTCCAAACTTGAAACTGCAATTCGTAGTTCTATGGCTATATTGGATAAAGACCTTTCAATACTCACAgtagaaaaatggaaaataattaataaattgtgtcAAGTATTAAAACCATTTGAATCAGTAACCAAAACAATTAGcggagaaaaatattgttctgCGTCATTCCATTAGTAAAtggtttaagaaatattatatatgtataactttaccaaaaaagaatttctcaCTTACCGTAATGGAAGTGTTgtctaaaattgaaaatggTTTTAATGTGAGACTTGGCAGTGTAGAGAGTAGTACTACGCTAtcaatatgtacatttttggATCCGAGATTTAAAGGATTAGCATTTTCTAATACAAGTGTTGTTGAACAtccaaaaaaaatagtaattgcagcattaataaatagtataaatataaatgcaacaaATAAGACATGATGTAAATAAGAATAGTATgtcattaaaacaaaataatcggAAGATGAATTATCCGTATGGTACCTGTTTGACAACATTGCTAACACTAAACCAAAAAAACACCCATGTGTAGAACTTTAATTGAAATTCAACGTTATACTGATGAAATCGAAATACTTCCACGAcaagaaaatctaaataattagtaAGAAAACAAATGTGCAATATTTCCCACTTCTTtcaaatttagtaaaaaaatatttatgtgttttaGGAACGTCTGTTCCATGTgaaagacttttttttaaaagcagGTTACTTTTTGTCAGATCGTAGAAATCGATTAACCgcaaaaaagttaaaagcattattatttttaaacacaaatgttaaaaaataatattactattacatCATgtcttatttattctattattttatttcttatttttatttcattatcctAGCCtagcttttttattatcctaGCTTTAAGagtgtttttaataatctttaataaacaattgtagtaacttatcaattatatttatcaatttttttcatatcttaaagtgcaatttacaattatataaggACAAAGTTGTAACAACCCCTCGTTAGTTAAAGGCTAGCCGGATAATTCGCCGGGATCAAGGTTCGTGTAAAGGGGGGAgagtgtttaaaaataataagcaaaaGAACAACCCAtccttcgatatatttttttgtaagctATTAACAATAACACGCAGGCGCAGCGATCGAGGCGCGAACAGTAAAGTAGTTCCAGCCGGCGTAATGAtaccacagacttctatactataactagactgctaacttccttatatattagacctaaaaagtgaccccgaaaaatatgtacaacattaataggatagagaaaaggaggggatagatatataatatagctaCTATAGAAAACTCGTGTGTGAGTGacattgctttaaattcaaccaatcagcGTGACTGTCATCCTACTAACGATGACGCATGCGCATAAgttttatacatacttttcgGTGTTATGTACTTTGccggagttagcagtctagttatatatagaagtctgtgaaTGATACAGAGGTAATACGGGTAGAAGAAGCACAATGCGCAGCAGCAGTATCGAACGAGATCTCTCGAGTGAAAGCACGTTAGCTTGCAAACACATAGTGACGCGTTATAGTAacgtttctttattaaaatctacCGGTTGCTTAGTTACGATATAAGGTTCAAGTAAGGTTTATTAGTAACCCCTTACAGTTGAAGGAACATAAAAGTCCAAGGCATACTTTCCCTTATAAAATCAAGCAGGAAAAGACATCCTATTCATAAAGGATTAATGGTGGCCGCCATAAGAGCGAGCGTGATATGTAATCGTCACCCAGATTACTTTACCAGAGCGTATTGGACGTCTCTAAAAATACTAGAAGATCGCAAGATgcattatttctaatattaatatatattaatatttgtgagAGCTACTGGAGATCggtgaatttttatattattatcattattattgtaatacgTCGCATAATTCATATAAggtgaattattattgtatatattctcATATATTCTTGAACTCTTCTCAAAGGTTGGATTGACGTCCAAATctgcattaatattattatataacatatcttttattttcactttttcttttttcttttatctcatGAGAGATTGCACAGTTGTCTGGCCTTAAGAAAATCGAAATTATACcagatatcaatttttaaagagagaTAACATCGTTCATACTCTTTTCacttatttttctctcaagtAATATATGTTCTTTTCTggtattattctatatttattatgattgcaTTACTTAGAGCGTTGGTAATATTACAGAgaaaataaacgttttattttcattctgCAATATGTTGGTCACTCATTAATGACGTCATTATTTGGGCGATCCGTtagtataacaataaatattaattaattataatagtttaaaaagtgaaaaaatctTAACCGTCGACCTGACTggcaagaaatatttatttgattctttataaaatattacatataacgtTTCGACCCTTGGTTTGGGTCTTCTTCAGatgttctaaaaaaatatatcgaaagtTGTCAAATACAAAAGCAATATACGTACGGCTAATGCCCCGTTATAAACCACAAACAATGCgaacaaaaaacaaaattattacctGAGGTAAACACCATTATATGTCAATTAAGCACTAcacaaataatcattatttatagaaattgaaAACTTAAAGCAAGCGACTTAATGCTTCTTCAAAAGTCGACATCTCTTATGAGATGCTCactagagaaagagagagatcatACTGACTTTATTATTGTGTCATAGATAGGATTGAGGTTTTCTGTATCTTTTTGAAGGTTAATTGTGTTGTCTgtcattttaatgtaaaacatttcagctatctctctctttctcaaatACCTTTCCGCATGCAAAATTTTTGGATTTTTCCAATCGAAGTCATGTTCAAATTTGCTTCTATGGTTACTAACGACGCTATGGTTACTAACAAAGTAGATAATAGTTTAAGTTTGTTGTTGAATTCTGTGCATTTGATACGGTTCTCAGCATATGGTATAGGTATatgttatcttttaaatatttctagatttatatatgctattgtatttcatatatgtacatgtttgTTTAGTTAAGCATTAATTTTATGGTTTATGTTCATCGTACCATTTATGCGATCATATTGATATATGTCATTGTGTTTCTTAtgcatattttcatattattttgaatatttatatatttcatggtTTAATTGGCCACATTTTTAGTTGGTATTCCACCCGGGATCTAGAGTGGTGAGTCCAACATAACCCCATCAGATCGGCCGGTGGAGTATGCGTAAATGCATTTACCCCctgttgcaaaaaaaaaaatatatagaattattataggattatatataattatctattattattattatagaatttatttcgtaaGCTAAGATTGAGCAAATCATATGCgtacaacattttatttatgttaactttttataaaagtaagtttattatatgttacatatttataagccttattacatatttattatgtatttggtAATCATATATGTtgtcatacatattttaaaatgttaaacaatatgtcgcaatataaaattattcaaaaagtaaataatatttatattaatacaataattattttacaattataacatGTATGAtaccaatatataataaacatgtaagacgtataaacatacaatatataataaacttacttttataaaaagttaataattgactcaaataaaatattctatgcaTATGATCTGATTAAATTTGgtttacgaaataaattctacaatttaatcaatgaattaatataattaaattagtatagttacttttgaaaatacatttaattcttgtattattatttttgcaatttttttataactttacattttaattaatggaaatataaatttgcacaattttataatatagaaatatattaaattaatttacacaatATTGTGTCGAAcatttaatgcaaatattataattattttaaccaaaaaatttaaccatgcaagtttttaattaaaatgttatagtgGACTTCCACATCACCTATGAGGTTTCACTATTGGCGTTAGGTTTTTGTAATGTAGACCTTTATCTGGAGCCCTATTATaccacattttatttttacacatatattttccgtttctatatttttatttacgggATGTGTCTTTTGCAGACATGGTGTCTATTACAGACATGGTGTCTTTTGCAGATATGGTGTCTACTACAGACATGGTGTCTTTTGCAGACATGGTGTCTTTTGCAGACATGGTGTCTTTTGCAGACATGGTGTTTATTACAGACATGGTGTCTTTTGCACACATGGTGTCTATAATAGACATTTTTatctgagaaaaataaaaaatcctattatttattatatttattatattatataaataacaatgtctgttattcatataatattataaatataataaaatataatataatataataataaagaaaataaattcactatcttttgtatattattattatatatcgttgCATAATGAGGGACCagcaatatcattaatatctgCAGCATATAATGTAAGACTGGTTTTCTGTTTTTTAGGAGGCttcttatacaatttatttcatgacatgagacataaatgtttttcatcaattttcatTTGTAGAACAGTTTCTTTTCTCGCTTTTAAAGCtgatttaaaaacacaaatagCGTTAACAGAAATAGACAAGagtttatttcgttttttttgtttttaaatctgttaaacggaaaatattctttctgcATTAACATTTCAATTTGGAAGACATCTAACAGCATTCAGAAGAGATTTGAGATTGAgatatttgtcattattaGTGAAGTATTGGATTTGTAGAATTTGTTTCCACAtatcatcaaaatttaattgtaatagcttttctttttctgttaatgtaaaatctaaatgtaaattaagccattctttttttaatccgTTTTCATCAAAACCGCTAAAAGTTTCagctataaaagaaatatcattgAATGATGTTTTTCTATCAATACTTAATATAGTTATGTTAGGctgaaaaacttttaattttgacaaaaatttattattaattggcaATCTTTTACTAATTTCTTCAGCGGCAGttacataaaattgcaaacaatTCTGTCTAACGTTTATAAATGTATCGGtgtgtcttttaattaattcatttaggTATTCTTCACAATCAAAtcctaaataaatttcttttaaagatttttgattttttttttcatcaaatttaatataattgcataaacaATCCAAAAGCTTtggttttaaaaagtttttacaaactgtggttaaaaattgtaatgattTTGGCTGCAATAAATGTATTCTAGTTTCTATAGCTTggaaaaatgcattaaatgaatttaaaaaattcaaaatatattttaaaaacaataaataagctTTTGCAtctatattttgcattatagaCATTAAATATGTTCCAATCTTTGTCTTTTCGCTTACGGTATTTTCATTCAGAAATAGTTTGACAGTATCCCAAGACTCAATAAGTCTTCCAACACATGAGTGGTAAGAAAGCCACCTTGTATcagacaatttaaaaatttttcggtTTGTTTCTTGAAAACATTCGCTGAATTCTTGATAAATAACGACGTTTTGGACtagagttaataaaatttgtaagtttttttataaattgctcGCAATAATCGGGTATTTTAGCACATGCGGCATGTGCAACCAATGTAGCTGAATGGCGTGGACAtgcaaatgttattaaatttgtacaaatttcttctaatttttttttaaacgaaagaTGTTTACCTGTCATTACGGACGCATTGTCGCATGACAAGAcaacaatattttgaaaaggaatatttaatttccacatttcatatttaaatgctttaaataatttctctgcGCTGCAATCTCTggcatcaatatttattaattttactaattgcGAGTGAATGTTTAATGTTTCCTGATCAACAAACCGAACAAGAAACGTCATCCATTTTTCATTAGAAATATCCGACGTTTCGTctatgaaaattgaaaatttagtattttgaATGCTGTTAACAACACGATTGGTCAACTGGACATATcacatttgaaattatattagtacATTTTGTTCGTCCCAtactcatatttttcaaaacattataatCTTTTCCTGTTTCTTGGAAAAGAGTCAGAATTTCATTTgccgtttgatatatttttattggagATTAATGCAGCAAAGCGAATTTCTGCTATTTTCTTTCGCTCTTCAAATGACAAAAGAGattcattcatatttatatcttcattgcatatatttgtttcatttttttttacacattatttgATGTTTTTCGGATTCTGCGTGACGATAGATCTGACACACTCCACCGGCAATAGACGTATTACAAAACGTGCAAAAAGATGAATTTATGTCATCCGATACTTCGCCATGGTTTAACCAGTTCGATGTTTAACCATTATTGTAGAaaacattattgttttttggataatgttttatttaaatttttattatcattattcaataataatgatgtgttttctttaatattatttttatgacacGCAGAATCTGCATGTCTTAAAACGTGTGATGTACTACacgaaaaatttctattgcaCACAATACAATGGAAAAGGCTTTCATTTAATGATACTTTACGAATCCAAGATTTAAATCGGTCATCACTAAGCCAAGCTTCTGAAAAGTTTCGCTTAGTTcgcttctttttaattatatcacacATTTTTACAGAACGTAAAGATTGGTAAAAGCTAAGACTGTAAGaatgaaagagataaaagtataaataaattagagaaaCTTACAATCTCgggataatttaaaatttttgaacagaTATTTAACACAAGCGCACGTATTACTACTTTACGTGCACTAATTAAAGTGACAAGGCAAAGGATATTACGATTGCGTGATAAAACAAATGCatcataaattttctatcGGTAATTCAGTGAATTATTACATTAGAAACATTATAGAACAAATATGCCACAAATTTTCAAACGGCAAGTTTAgtcaattataagaaattaagatGTCATGATACGTTATCATTACATTATAGCGCAGTCaataaaaaggataaaaagtaaatacattATCAAATTAGAGGACGCACAGAtggcaataaaattttaaatggcGGATCTGGAACTGTCACGTaagtaatacattaaattattttcatatttcttacGAAAAATTGTATGTGCAGACTGCcagacaattataaaattacatataaaaatgcaaatacatataaataaataataaatatatttttttatagagaagAAGTtgtacaacaattaaaacaaatgtcGTTGGAGTCTAAAATGAAGCAGCTGATGCAGCAGTTGttgcagcagcaacaacagcaacaATTGGAACAACAATTGCATTTGTTGCAAGCGCAGCTGCAGCAGTCCCAGCAGCCGCAACAACCACATATCCAAAAATTGGAGCAAGAAACAAAGGAGCAGCCGCAAGAAGCGGAAAAGGATAAAGAaagtatattcattattaaatatttatttttataatattttaatttatttatgatttacttatatatatgtttatttgttACGGAACGAGGGTGTGGGCGCGGAAAATCTCGCGCCCGTTGGTACGTGCAACGGGGACGAATCCCTTCTTTAAAGTATAATGCGAGGAACAGTCGAGGCGGCCGAGGAAGGGGTCGAGGCGGCCGAGGAAGGGGCAGAGGAAGTGGCCGAAGAAGCGGCTGAGGAAGCGGTCGAGGAAGCGGCCGAGGCAGTCGGGGTGGGCCGAGGGGCCGCcccattattaataattattatttttaatacaaaaaaaattattatatatttttattattatttttatttttactacatattatatataatataatacgtagTAATAAAACTTATACCTGTCGGATGTACGTTTAAGATTATTTcactgttttttaaaaaaccacTGGCGACtagtaatatttctatttttatttaaaaaatataatatttacaggtaaaaataaaaataaatttaaaaatattatgacgtcaaattaattacataagaaTCCTCACACATACACGACAAGcgtacaaaaaatatcatgtCCTTAATAGACACTATGTCTGCGAAAGATACACCTCCTAAATAGAAATATAgcaacgtaaaatatatttgtataaaataacaaaatgtgGTACAATAGGGCTCTAGGCGAAGGTCCACATTACAAAAACCTAACGCGCCAATAGTGAAACTTTATAGGTGGTGTGGAAGTCcactataacattttaattaaaaatttgcatggttaaattttttggttaaaataattataatatttgcattaaatgTTCAATACAATGttgtgtaaattaatttaatatatttctatattataaaattgtgcaaatttatatttccattaattaaaatgtaaagttataaaaaaattgcaaaaataataatacaagaattaaacgtattttcaaaagtaactatactaatttaattatattaattcattgattaaattgtagaatttatttcgtaaacCAAATTTAATCAGATCATAtgcatagaatattttatttgcgtcaattaataactttttataaaagtaagtttattatatattgtatgtttatACGACttacatgtttattatatattggtaTCATACatgttataattgtaaaataattattgtattaatataaatattatttactttttgaataattttatattgcgacatattgtttaacattttaaaatatgtatgaccACATATATGATTaccaaatacataataaacatgtaataaagcttataaatatgtaacatataataaacttacttttataaaaagttaacataaataaaatgtacgcATATGATTTGCTCAATCTTAGCttacgaaataaattctataataataataataaataattatatataatcctataataattctatatatttttttttttgtgacaaGGGGTAAATGCATTTACGCATACCCCACCGGCCGATCTGATGGGGTTATGTTGGACTCACCACCCTAGATCCCGGGTGGAATATCAACTAAAAACCCCCTgttcataatatattgttacgttccACCGGGTACGGTTCTTCCGGGCCACAAAGTCATACGCTCGTTGCGACAAAAGAAAATCGTCTCCGGGATATTCGGGAGATTCGGTTGTCAAACGAGACACCGAGAGACAGATTTGTGACAGCTGTTAGGCTGGACGGTCGTGTCATATTTAGTACGAAATTGTTATATCTGTAAAGTTCTGTGTTAttgttcattataattaaagtgcgagttgttaatataaaagtgtatTTTCATTTATGAGTGCGTTCCGCGAGTGTCAGTTGCGTTGCGTCGcgatcgatatttatatcgatattatgGACGTAACATTTTGGGGACTCGTCCGGGATAGTCTGGATTGTTTGAATTAAATCTTGCGGACAAAGATTCATAATTTACGAATAATGGCATCCGGAGAAGGAAGCGAAAATATGGAAATTGCTGGACCGTCGTCCGAGACTGTTTCGCGAAAAAGGATGCGAGCTGCTACGCCTCTTAGAACAACTGAACATACTGCATTACAAGCCACAATAAAAGAGATTCATCAGCTAAGACAGGAATAACGACAACAAAGAGCTGATTTCGAGACACTCCTGCAACAGCGAGATGACGAGATCCATCGGATATCAGATCAACAAAACCAGCTAAGTCTCTAATTTAGAATCGCGAGTTCcgatagtaaataattatgaaagaatAGACACGCGAAAAACAATAGATAAAGAATTgggttttaaattaaaaccaGATATTTTTGATGGAACAGTTCCACTCTTCTTTTCGCAATTTGAATTAATGCACGGGCGAATCGATAGAGTGAGGCTACAAAAACAGTAGCTCTTGTATCGAGCTTACGAGGTAAAGCACGCGCCGTTTTAGAATGTTTATATGACATAGAAAGTTTAGAATATGGAGAGTTGAAATCAAGATTGGAATTACATTTTGGAGAAAGTCATTTTTCtcaatcttattatttacaatttacaaatcGAAAACAGAAATCTGGTGAAGATGAGGCAACCTTGGGTTCTGATATAGAACGATTATCTCAATTAGCTTATCCGGAGTATTCTTATCAAGTTCGGGACAAAATTGCGTGTGCACAATTTATTTCAGCAATATCCAATGGTTTTGTGGAAAGAACTCTTCAGCTGGGGGGAATCACTTCCCTCAGAATGACCGTACAAAGAGCGATGACAGTAAAAGT contains:
- the LOC140672642 gene encoding uncharacterized protein, with the protein product MADLELSQEVVQQLKQMSLESKMKQLMQQLLQQQQQQQLEQQLHLLQAQLQQSQQPQQPHIQKLEQETKEQPQEAEKDKERCGRGKSRARWYVQRGRIPSLKYNARNSRGGRGRGRGGRGRGRGSGRRSG